The following is a genomic window from Thermoplasmata archaeon.
TTCGCGTTGATGCCCGCATCCTTCGTGTACGAGAAGGTCACGTACGTCTTCCGGGGCGCCGCGAGAAGGAGCATCGTGTTGCCCCGCATGTAGATCGCGAACCCGTAGCGGACGACGGGCTGGAGCGTCTTAGCGTGCTTCATGATCAGGGGGTGAAGTCGCGTGAGGATGGATCTCGACGGCTCATCCAGCGCCGCGATTCGGGCTTGGACCGCGGCCTCGCCGTCCCCTCGGTCGGCCCGGGGAGGGACTCTAGCACCTCCGCCCGAACGATTCGCGGGCGCATGCTGGGGCGTCTTCCGCGGGGCCTTCCCACTTGTTCCTCGGAGCCGATTGTCAGGCATCCGTCACTCCCCTTGTGGCCATGCCTACAAAGGCTACGACGTTGTCGCGTTGTGCGCTGGCGTCGG
Proteins encoded in this region:
- a CDS encoding DUF1801 domain-containing protein; translation: MPDNRLRGTSGKAPRKTPQHAPANRSGGGARVPPRADRGDGEAAVQARIAALDEPSRSILTRLHPLIMKHAKTLQPVVRYGFAIYMRGNTMLLLAAPRKTYVTFSYTKDAGINAKPIELTSVDQIHESQVAEMVRRLEE